From one Triticum urartu cultivar G1812 chromosome 3, Tu2.1, whole genome shotgun sequence genomic stretch:
- the LOC125548753 gene encoding uncharacterized protein At3g28850-like, whose protein sequence is MGCSSSTLARGGVDMSALPAPARPERRHSLPSRAASALGSHGLCRGRHDGLHPYTRLPLEETVKGEAEYGAPSAEAKAASFSGDAAAWPAEGRAPVKLSPAGILEGAASATSSTAHWTASATSSTPQFSASPSWFRGESSSPPPPVQFVAPDFDPAILSLFREALVGQSPSHPAVLFPENEATTPRETAALDEAVPPAARDMPEVTGLVRARVDEFHKKLEEMKEAEAQSATRDATDEVAAPPPRKAVVVYFTSIRGVRKTFADGAAVRAILFSYRVRVDERDVSMHAAFKDELRNLVSLAAGGGHVLPRVFVLGDGEQQQDLGGADEVSALHESGELAHALAGCETVAALLPPCVGCGDLRFLPCDRCFGSCKLFAGDEGGCVGDMFEECTHCNENGLIRCPVCCL, encoded by the coding sequence ATGGGATGCTCCAGCTCGACGCTTGCGCGCGGCGGCGTAGACATGTCGGCGCTGCCGGCGCCGGCGCGGCCAGAGAGGCGGCATAGCCTTCCTTCACGCGCCGCCTCGGCGCTGGGCTCCCACGGCCTCTGCCGCGGCCGGCACGACGGCCTGCACCCCTACACGAGGTTGCCGCTCGAAGAGACGGTAAAGGGCGAAGCCGAATACGGAGCACCGTCAGCGGAGGCGAAGGCCGCTTCCTTTAGTGGGGATGCGGCGGCGTGGCCTGCGGAGGGCCGCGCGCCGGTCAAGCTATCGCCGGCCGGAATTCTTGAGGGCGCAGCATCGGCAACGTCGAGCACAGCGCATTGGACCGCATCAGCGACTTCGAGCACGCCGCAATTTTCAGCTTCGCCGAGTTGGTTCCGTGGAGAATCAtcgtcgccgccaccgccggtGCAGTTTGTGGCGCCTGACTTTGACCCGGCGATCCTGTCCCTGTTCCGCGAGGCCTTGGTAGGACAGTCACCGTCTCACCCGGCGGTTCTCTTCCCAGAGAATGAGGCCACGACCCCGCGGGAGACGGCCGCCTTGGACGAGGCGGTGCCGCCGGCCGCCCGGGACATGCCGGAGGTGACCGGCTTGGTTCGCGCGCGAGTCGACGAGTTCCACAAGAAGCTGGAGGAGATGAAGGAAGCTGAGGCCCAGAGCGCCACCCGCGACGCCACGGACGAGGTGGCGGCGCCTCCTCCGAGGAAGGCGGTGGTAGTGTACTTCACCAGCATCCGCGGCGTGCGCAAGACGTTCGCGGACGGCGCGGCCGTGCGCGCCATCCTGTTCTCCTACCGCGTGCGCGTGGACGAGCGCGACGTGTCCATGCACGCCGCCTTCAAGGACGAGCTCCGCAACCTCGTCAGCCTCGCCGCGGGGGGCGGGCACGTGCTCCCCCGCGTTTTCGTCTTGGGCGATGGCGAGCAGCAGCAAGACCTTGGGGGCGCCGACGAGGTGAGCGCGCTGCACGAGAGCGGCGAGCTCGCTCACGCGCTGGCCGGGTGCGAGACGGTGGCGGCGCTCCTCCCCCCGTGCGTCGGGTGCGGTGACTTGCGGTTCCTGCCCTGCGACAGGTGCTTCGGCAGCTGCAAGCtcttcgccggcgacgagggtGGGTGCGTGGGTGACATGTTCGAGGAGTGCACGCACTGCAACGAGAACGGGCTCATCAGGTGCCCGGTCTGCTGCCTCTGA
- the LOC125548754 gene encoding protein LURP-one-related 8-like has product MARVHPNMVAAPGAVDEAPASSAVDGPTTLTVWRKSLLFDCKGFTVFDAEGNLAYRVDSYASESGDEVVLMDAAGRPAFTVRRKRFTLQGEQWLVFSGEETRRPVYTVRRSGRGKTLAHVTACAGTGAGPSYEVEGSYARRSCVVYDGERRAVAEIRPKEVVGTDVFRLAVQPGVGVPLAMAVVVALEQMFARPSLLRSWST; this is encoded by the coding sequence ATGGCGAGGGTTCACCCCAACATGGTGGCCGCGCCGGGCGCCGTCGACGAGGCGCCGGCCAGCTCCGCGGTGGACGGGCCGACGACGCTGACGGTGTGGCGCAAGTCCCTGCTGTTCGACTGCAAGGGGTTCACGGTGTTCGACGCCGAGGGCAACCTTGCCTACCGCGTCGACAGCTACGCCTCCGAGAGCGGCGACGAGGTCGTCCTCATGGACGCGGCCGGCCGCCCCGCCTTCACCGTCCGCCGCAAGCGGTTCACCCTGCAGGGCGAGCAGTGGCTCGTCTTCTCCGGCGAGGAGACGCGGAGGCCCGTGTACACCGTCAGGCGGAGCGGCCGCGGCAAGACGTTGGCGCACGTGACGGCGTGCGCGGGCACCGGCGCTGGGCCGTCTTACGAGGTGGAGGGGTCGTACGCGCGGCGGAGCTGCGTGGTGTACGACGGCGAGCGGCGCGCGGTGGCGGAGATCAGGCCCAAGGAGGTGGTCGGCACGGACGTGTTCCGCCTGGCGGTGCAGCCCGGCGTGGGCGTGCCGCTCGCCATGGCAGTGGTGGTGGCGCTGGAGCAGATGTTCGCGAGGCCGTCGCTCCTCAGGAGCTGGTCCACATAG